One genomic window of Methanosphaera cuniculi includes the following:
- the pheA gene encoding prephenate dehydratase — MNKNKQVGYLGPEGTFSHEAVLKVVDETDEIKPYPTILNIFEDLEDNKIDMAIVPVENSTEGSVLITLDCLTNFNNIKIIQEFQIPIKHNLLIQHGKTIDEIKVICSHQQPLAQCREYIYKLKKPVQSMPSTANAARYVTEIETAAVIGNKMLADKYDLKIIDENIQDYKNNVTRFLVLKKDAKTKPTGHDKTSIIISLYDDKPGGFYKVLYEFKEENVNLTHIESRPSKEGMGKYLFFIDMEGHKLDENISRVLMKVEKKVKMFKILGSYETINC, encoded by the coding sequence ATGAATAAAAATAAACAAGTCGGATACTTAGGTCCTGAAGGAACATTTTCACACGAAGCAGTACTTAAAGTTGTAGATGAAACAGATGAAATAAAGCCATATCCAACTATTTTAAATATCTTTGAAGATTTAGAAGATAATAAGATAGACATGGCAATAGTACCTGTTGAAAATTCTACAGAAGGTTCTGTTTTAATAACTCTTGATTGTTTAACTAATTTTAATAATATAAAAATTATACAAGAGTTTCAAATACCAATAAAACATAACCTACTCATACAACATGGAAAAACAATTGATGAAATAAAAGTTATATGCTCACACCAACAACCACTAGCACAATGTCGTGAATATATTTATAAACTTAAAAAACCTGTTCAAAGTATGCCAAGTACAGCAAATGCAGCACGTTATGTTACAGAAATAGAAACAGCAGCAGTAATAGGAAATAAGATGCTAGCAGATAAGTATGATCTTAAAATTATTGATGAAAATATACAAGATTATAAAAATAATGTAACACGCTTTTTAGTACTTAAAAAAGATGCAAAAACAAAGCCAACAGGTCATGATAAAACATCAATCATAATATCATTATATGATGATAAACCTGGAGGATTTTATAAAGTACTATATGAATTTAAAGAAGAAAATGTGAACCTTACACATATTGAGTCAAGACCATCAAAAGAAGGAATGGGTAAATACTTGTTTTTTATTGATATGGAAGGACATAAACTAGATGAAAATATATCTAGAGTTCTTATGAAAGTTGAAAAGAAAGTTAAAATGTTTAAAATTTTAGGTTCTTATGAAACTATAAACTGTTGA
- a CDS encoding fibrillarin-like rRNA/tRNA 2'-O-methyltransferase, whose protein sequence is MQIQQIGENVYQIDNQIATVNLTPTKQVYQETLLQHEDKEFRLWNPRRSKLAAAIIKGLRTFPFKKDSKVLYLGASAGTTPSHISDICSEGRIYSVEFSPTMMREFLDVSKNRKNLIPLLEDATRPENYQSYVECVDVIYSDVAQAQQTKLFIDNFKMFSKEDTVGILMIKARSIDVTRNPNEIFKQEKRHLEEEGLKVIEEIKLNPYEKDHIAFICKQMF, encoded by the coding sequence ATGCAAATACAACAAATTGGAGAAAATGTATATCAGATAGATAATCAAATTGCAACAGTAAATCTAACACCTACTAAACAAGTATACCAGGAAACATTACTTCAACATGAAGATAAAGAATTTAGACTGTGGAATCCAAGACGATCAAAACTTGCAGCAGCAATAATAAAAGGACTTAGAACATTTCCTTTTAAAAAAGATTCAAAAGTATTATATCTTGGAGCATCAGCAGGAACTACACCATCACATATATCAGATATATGTAGTGAAGGACGGATATATTCAGTTGAGTTTTCACCAACAATGATGAGAGAATTTCTTGATGTATCTAAAAATCGGAAAAATCTAATTCCACTTCTTGAGGATGCTACAAGACCTGAAAATTATCAAAGTTATGTGGAATGTGTTGATGTAATTTATAGTGATGTTGCACAAGCTCAGCAAACAAAATTATTTATAGATAATTTTAAAATGTTTTCAAAAGAAGATACTGTTGGAATTCTTATGATTAAAGCTCGAAGTATTGATGTAACACGAAATCCAAATGAAATCTTTAAACAAGAAAAACGACACTTAGAAGAAGAAGGATTAAAGGTTATTGAAGAAATTAAACTAAATCCATATGAAAAGGATCATATAGCTTTTATATGCAAACAAATGTTCTAA
- a CDS encoding CBS domain-containing protein, translating to MTIDKIMVKDVITVNKDQTIVDALKLMKKHKISRLPAISPKTKELVGIITEKDMAIKIASAKYEEIPLSHMRVSTIMTQDVITAAPTDSKLQILKKLVDNHIGGIPIVDEQTKEIVGIVTKGDFLKHLDKEPYTTTPIKDIMTKRVITIGPDDRFVHARTLMIDNKISRLVVVNSGSIAGILTDKDMTKTIIEFKKRVPEKYQANQIRNLFVQEIMSQTIETQPKDATVSDVAHIMVDKEYSGIPVSDDGSKVQGMITKSDILKFVYDQNRKRGNY from the coding sequence ATGACAATCGATAAAATAATGGTTAAAGATGTTATAACAGTAAATAAAGATCAAACAATAGTTGATGCTTTAAAACTTATGAAAAAACATAAAATATCCAGACTACCAGCTATATCTCCAAAAACCAAAGAATTAGTAGGAATTATAACAGAAAAAGATATGGCAATAAAAATAGCTTCAGCAAAATATGAAGAAATACCACTCTCACACATGAGAGTTTCAACAATAATGACACAAGATGTAATAACAGCAGCTCCAACTGACTCAAAATTACAAATTCTTAAAAAATTAGTTGACAACCATATTGGTGGAATACCAATAGTAGATGAACAAACAAAAGAAATTGTGGGAATTGTAACAAAAGGAGACTTCCTAAAACATTTAGATAAAGAACCATACACAACAACACCAATAAAAGACATAATGACCAAACGTGTAATAACAATAGGACCTGATGACAGATTTGTACATGCAAGAACACTAATGATAGATAATAAAATATCAAGACTTGTAGTTGTAAATTCAGGATCAATTGCAGGAATTCTAACAGATAAAGATATGACAAAAACAATCATTGAATTTAAAAAACGAGTACCAGAAAAATACCAAGCAAATCAAATTAGAAACTTATTTGTACAAGAAATCATGTCACAAACCATTGAAACACAACCAAAAGATGCAACAGTATCAGATGTAGCACATATCATGGTTGATAAAGAATACAGTGGAATACCAGTATCAGATGATGGAAGCAAAGTACAAGGAATGATAACAAAATCAGATATTCTAAAATTCGTATATGACCAAAACAGAAAACGTGGAAACTACTAG
- a CDS encoding PsbP-related protein, with amino-acid sequence MKKKNVLMTIVGIIIVILAAFFIIDNLDSLTASGQRFEKNGITFQYPDSWSEANSVAEGSVGAVANTENPGISVVIQQAPAAYGNDIQNACAYNDQFLAADGNYINIEEKNSSIHNNSVVMHRYIINEPDGSQKEHVATWIKMNDSKIYVILFSTPVDQYEQQRGNYDLVAGTFKLISDKERNSIFNTIGSKINQFLNN; translated from the coding sequence ATGAAAAAGAAAAACGTGTTAATGACAATAGTTGGAATAATTATTGTCATACTAGCAGCATTTTTTATCATAGATAATCTTGATAGCCTCACAGCATCAGGACAAAGATTTGAAAAAAATGGTATAACATTCCAATACCCAGACTCATGGAGTGAGGCAAACTCAGTAGCAGAAGGATCTGTAGGAGCAGTTGCAAATACAGAAAATCCTGGAATATCTGTAGTAATACAACAAGCACCAGCAGCATATGGAAATGATATACAAAACGCTTGTGCATATAATGACCAATTTTTAGCTGCAGATGGTAATTATATTAATATAGAAGAAAAAAACAGCAGTATACATAATAACTCTGTTGTAATGCACAGATACATAATAAATGAACCAGACGGATCACAAAAAGAACATGTTGCAACATGGATAAAAATGAATGATAGTAAAATCTATGTAATACTATTTTCAACACCAGTAGATCAATATGAACAACAAAGAGGAAACTATGATCTAGTAGCTGGAACATTTAAACTAATAAGTGATAAAGAAAGAAATTCAATTTTTAATACAATAGGATCAAAAATAAATCAATTCTTAAATAACTAA
- a CDS encoding NOP5/NOP56 family protein — protein sequence MKCYITTTSFGFIATNHENNIIDYTLFEDQVESIEQISQNKLLPVELIQKLEKQYDTIIIETNKPQQYAQYKTVTCETTTKQGQYIRKHLDEIISEITTLNDTKQITEDLNTTFNQVTQDKIRSSIEFNDVMIVETINSLDEIDETIGKLIERLHEWCMPYLPELEKLHNHKLYAKLVANETTRENIKQSSLLDNTDIELYDYNDITVKQSDLIIIKSFAESICSLYDTKETLEEYIKEKMIEVAPNLYSVAGANLGAKLIAHINGLENLAKLPSSTVQIMGAEKATFRHLKTGENPPKHGLIYQHPNLRGSNWWVRGKIARTIASKISIAARKDAFGDKILDPTLKEDMETRIEQIRKDHPFPERKNKKSKDKKNKKNKKEKKQRKQKGKKRKRNKKKLRKEDYNY from the coding sequence ATGAAATGCTATATAACAACAACAAGCTTTGGATTTATAGCTACAAATCATGAAAATAATATTATTGACTATACATTATTTGAAGATCAGGTAGAATCAATTGAACAAATAAGTCAAAACAAACTATTACCAGTTGAATTAATCCAAAAACTAGAAAAACAATATGATACAATAATAATAGAAACAAACAAGCCACAACAATATGCACAATATAAAACAGTTACATGTGAAACTACAACAAAACAGGGACAATATATTCGTAAACATCTTGATGAAATTATAAGTGAAATAACAACACTAAATGATACAAAACAAATAACAGAAGATCTAAATACTACATTTAATCAAGTGACACAGGATAAAATACGAAGTTCAATTGAATTTAATGATGTTATGATTGTAGAAACAATAAATTCATTAGATGAAATAGATGAAACTATTGGAAAACTCATAGAAAGATTACATGAATGGTGTATGCCATATCTACCAGAACTTGAAAAACTACATAACCATAAACTATATGCAAAACTAGTAGCTAATGAAACTACTCGTGAAAATATAAAACAAAGCAGTTTACTTGATAATACCGATATAGAATTATATGATTACAATGATATTACAGTAAAACAATCAGATCTTATAATTATTAAAAGTTTTGCTGAGTCTATATGTTCATTATATGATACTAAAGAAACATTAGAAGAATACATTAAAGAAAAAATGATAGAAGTAGCACCAAATCTCTACTCTGTTGCAGGTGCAAATCTTGGAGCAAAACTTATTGCACATATTAATGGACTTGAAAATCTTGCTAAACTTCCATCTTCCACAGTACAAATAATGGGAGCTGAAAAAGCAACATTTAGACATCTTAAAACTGGTGAAAATCCACCGAAACATGGATTAATCTATCAACATCCTAATCTTCGTGGATCTAATTGGTGGGTACGTGGAAAAATAGCAAGAACAATTGCATCAAAAATATCAATAGCAGCACGAAAAGATGCTTTTGGAGATAAAATACTTGATCCAACACTAAAAGAAGATATGGAAACAAGAATTGAACAAATACGAAAAGATCATCCATTCCCAGAACGAAAAAACAAGAAATCCAAAGATAAGAAAAATAAGAAAAATAAAAAAGAGAAAAAACAACGCAAACAAAAAGGAAAAAAACGTAAAAGAAACAAGAAAAAACTAAGAAAAGAAGACTATAACTACTAA
- the coaBC gene encoding bifunctional phosphopantothenoylcysteine decarboxylase/phosphopantothenate--cysteine ligase CoaBC, translating to MKIILCITGSIAAVEDLKLVHALQKKGFDVQCFMTPDACELITPLSMEFATKHPVITKITGYVEHVTNARADLILVAPSTANTISKFANKIADTPVTTMLLTASGYKTPILFVPSMHISMYKAVEDKIEQIKTEQPHAQFLEPVNKENKAKFPAIDDVVLESEKMVSENKLKDMNVIVSAGATFEPIDAMRGITNRSSGKMGLELAKEAYRQGANVTIVCGQMSVDVPQQIKKIDVETTSQMMHVIKNMIAESDIYISAAAISDFEVDQYNEGKISSNEDVTIKFRKLPKILKEIKQIKPSIYVVGFKAEAGLSEDELIKRAKDRMEKYQTDIMIANDLLVEGGGAGSDDNEVYIIDENETTKLTLDSKENISKKIIEKIYKTI from the coding sequence ATGAAAATAATACTATGTATTACCGGAAGTATAGCAGCAGTAGAAGATCTGAAACTTGTACATGCACTTCAAAAGAAAGGATTTGATGTACAATGCTTCATGACACCTGATGCATGTGAACTTATAACACCATTATCAATGGAATTTGCAACCAAACATCCTGTAATAACCAAGATAACAGGATATGTAGAACATGTAACAAATGCAAGAGCCGACTTAATACTAGTAGCACCATCAACAGCAAATACAATAAGTAAATTTGCAAATAAAATAGCTGATACACCAGTAACAACCATGCTATTAACAGCAAGTGGATATAAAACACCAATACTATTTGTTCCATCAATGCACATTTCAATGTATAAGGCAGTTGAAGATAAAATAGAACAAATTAAAACTGAACAACCACATGCACAATTTTTAGAACCAGTAAATAAAGAAAATAAGGCAAAATTCCCTGCAATAGATGATGTAGTACTTGAATCTGAGAAAATGGTATCAGAAAACAAGCTAAAAGATATGAATGTTATAGTATCAGCAGGAGCAACATTTGAACCAATAGATGCAATGCGTGGAATAACAAATAGAAGCTCAGGTAAAATGGGACTAGAACTTGCTAAAGAAGCATATAGACAAGGTGCAAATGTGACAATTGTATGTGGACAAATGAGTGTAGATGTACCACAACAAATTAAAAAAATAGATGTAGAAACAACATCCCAGATGATGCATGTAATAAAAAATATGATAGCTGAATCTGACATCTACATATCAGCTGCTGCAATATCAGACTTTGAAGTAGATCAATATAATGAGGGTAAAATATCATCAAATGAAGATGTAACAATAAAATTCCGCAAACTACCAAAAATACTAAAAGAAATTAAACAAATAAAACCATCAATATATGTAGTAGGATTTAAAGCAGAAGCAGGACTTAGTGAAGATGAACTAATAAAACGTGCAAAAGATCGTATGGAAAAATATCAAACCGATATCATGATAGCAAATGACCTTCTAGTTGAAGGTGGAGGAGCAGGAAGTGATGATAATGAAGTTTATATTATAGATGAAAATGAAACTACTAAACTCACTTTAGATTCAAAAGAAAATATATCAAAGAAAATAATTGAAAAGATATATAAAACCATATAG